Below is a window of Variovorax sp. TBS-050B DNA.
CTCCGGCGCCGAGGTGAAGATCCCCGGCACCGACCACTCGGTGACCATCGGCTTCCCGATCGGCGCGCTGATCCAGGTGCGTGACGGCCAGGACGTGGGCCCCGGCGAAGTGCTGGCGCGCATTCCGGTCGAAGGCCAGAAGACCCGCGACATCACCGGCGGTCTGCCGCGCGTGGCCGAGCTGTTCGAAGCCCGTTCGCCGAAGGACAAGGGCATGCTGGCCGAGATGACCGGCACCGTGTCGTTCGGCAAGGAGACGAAGGGCAAGATCCGCCTGCAGATCACCGATCCGGACGGCAAGGTCTGGGAAGAACTCGTGCCGAAGGAAAAGAACATCCTGGTGCACGAAGGCCAGGTGGTGAACAAGGGCGAAAGCGTGGTCGACGGTCCGGCGGACCCGCAGGACATCCTGCGCCTGCTGGGCTCGGAAGAGCTCGCGCGCTACATCGTGGACGAGGTGCAGGACGTGTACCGCCTCCAGGGCGTGAAGATCAACGACAAGCACATCGAGGTGATCGTTCGCCAGATTGCTGCGCCGCGTCGTGGTCGACAACCCGGGCGACACCAGCTACATCTCGGGTGAACAGGTCGAACGCAGCGAAATGCTCAACACCAACGACGCCCTGCGCGCCGAAGGCAAGATCCCCGCGACGTACACGAACCTGCTGCTCGGTATCACGAAGGCATCGCTCTCGACCGACTCGTTCATCTCGGCCGCTTCGTTCCAGGAAACGACGCGCGTGCTGACCGAAGCCGCGATCATGGGCAAGCGCGACGAGCTGCGCGGCCTGAAGGAAAACGTCATCGTCGGCCGCCTGATCCCCGCGGGCACCGGCCTGGCGTACCACCAGGCGCGCAAGGCCAAGGACGAGATGGACGAGGCCGAGCGCCGCGCCATCGCCGAGTCCGAAGCCGCGGAACTGGCCGGTTCGACCAGCGATGTGTCCAGCACGGCCGACGCCAGCGAAGGCGCCGCGTCCGAATAACGCGTTAGCATCGCCGGCATGACCGGTATCCGACGCCCCCCGACCGATCCGGCCGGGGGGCGTTTTCATTTCCAGAGCCCCTTGTTGTGAAACCTCTTCGTCGATGAGCCTGCTGCCCGATTCGATGGCCGGCTGGGTCGTGCTGGCCGTGCTGCTGTTCTGGTTCGTGGGCGCGTACAACCGGCTCGTGCGTCTGCGCTCGGCCGTGCTGCAGGCCTACGCCACGCTCGATGCCGCGCTCGGCAGGCAGCTGGAGTTCGTGCAGGCCCGCATCACGCGCGGCGTGGAGGAGGGCGCGCACACCACGGCCGATGCTGCTTCGGCGTCGCCGTCGTCTGCTGCGCCGCCGCCGTCCTTTGCCGCGGCCGTCGCGCCGCTGCAGGCCGCCACCACGCAACTCGCGACGCTGCTGGGCGCGGCGCGGCAGCGTCCGCTGGAGCCCGGCAGCATGGCGGCGCTGGGCACGGCGCTGCAGGTGCTGATCAGCGCGTGGCAGCGCCAGTACCCGGATGCGGTGACGGTGTTCGAGCCCGACGGCACGCTCTCGCGGCCCGTGCCGCTGTCGCCGGCCGGCTCCGCCCCGGCGGTCGCCGTCGCCGCGGAGCCGATGGCGTGGCCTGAGCCCTCGGCCGCGGCGGAGATCGCGCGCGGCCAGTTCAACCTCGCGGTGGCGCAGTACAACGCCGCGATCACGCAGTTTCCGGCGCTGCTCGTGGCATGGATGGTGCGTTTGCGTCCCGCGGCACCGCTGCTCTGACCCCCATTGCCTGCCCCGTTACCATCGCTCCCAACTTGCCACACCTACCTTCCGATCACCACCCCGAGGCGGCGCCGGCGGCACAGCCGCCGCTGTGGCGCCAGCTGCAGCTGACCGCGGCCGCGCTCGCGTCGATCCGCGCCGGCAGCTCGGGCTCGGTCGCATTCGATGCGGTCGAACCCGCGCTGCGCCCGGGCGTGCAGGCGCTGGGCTTCCAGGTGCTGCGCTGGCTCGGCCGCGCCGAGGCGCTGCGCCGCCACCTGGCCAAGCGCACGCCGCCGCCGCTGCCCGATGCGCTGCTGTGCACCGCCCTGGCGCTCGCCTGGGATGCGCAGCATTCGCCCTACGAACCCTTCACTCTGGTCGACCAGGCCGTCGAGGCCGCCAAGCGCAACCCGGCCACGCGCGCGCAGGCAAGCTTCATCAACGCCTGCCTGCGGCGCTTCCTGCGCGAACGCGACGAGCTCGTCGCCGCCACCGACCATGAACCCGTGGCGCAATGGAACCATCCGCGCTGGTGGATCGAGCGGCTCAAGCGCGACCATCCGCGCGACTGGCAGCGCGTGCTCTCGGCCGACAACGCCCAGGCGCCGATGACGCTGCGCGTCAACCGGCTGAAGACCAGCGTGGCCGCGTACCGGCTGGCCCTGCAGGCCGTGGGCCTCGACGGCGTGCCGGTGGGCGCGGACGGGCTCCAGCTCGTGCGCGCACGACCGGTGCAGCAGTTGCCCGGCTTCGCCGAGGGCGAATGTTCGGTCCAGGACGCCGCGGCGCAGATGGCGGCGCCGCTGCTGCTCGAAGGCATGCGGGCCGTCGAGCCCGGCGCCGCGCCGCTGCGCGTGCTCGACGCCTGTGCCGCGCCCGGCGGCAAGACCGCGCACCTGATCGAGTTCGCCGGCCCGGCGGCCATCGAGGTGACGGCGCTGGAGGT
It encodes the following:
- a CDS encoding lema family protein, yielding MSLLPDSMAGWVVLAVLLFWFVGAYNRLVRLRSAVLQAYATLDAALGRQLEFVQARITRGVEEGAHTTADAASASPSSAAPPPSFAAAVAPLQAATTQLATLLGAARQRPLEPGSMAALGTALQVLISAWQRQYPDAVTVFEPDGTLSRPVPLSPAGSAPAVAVAAEPMAWPEPSAAAEIARGQFNLAVAQYNAAITQFPALLVAWMVRLRPAAPLL
- the rsmB gene encoding 16S rRNA (cytosine(967)-C(5))-methyltransferase RsmB is translated as MPHLPSDHHPEAAPAAQPPLWRQLQLTAAALASIRAGSSGSVAFDAVEPALRPGVQALGFQVLRWLGRAEALRRHLAKRTPPPLPDALLCTALALAWDAQHSPYEPFTLVDQAVEAAKRNPATRAQASFINACLRRFLRERDELVAATDHEPVAQWNHPRWWIERLKRDHPRDWQRVLSADNAQAPMTLRVNRLKTSVAAYRLALQAVGLDGVPVGADGLQLVRARPVQQLPGFAEGECSVQDAAAQMAAPLLLEGMRAVEPGAAPLRVLDACAAPGGKTAHLIEFAGPAAIEVTALEVDAARARRIDDTLGRLGLSAKVVVADAARPAAWWDGTPFDAILLDAPCTASGIVRRHPDVRWLRRESDTGQLAAQQAALLAALWPLVRPGGRLLYCTCSVFREEGSQQIDAFLAHNTDARLAPSPGHLLPQSGAIARAVPDNPSGDHDGFFYALLEKRPH